A genomic window from Lepisosteus oculatus isolate fLepOcu1 chromosome 27, fLepOcu1.hap2, whole genome shotgun sequence includes:
- the LOC102684373 gene encoding small ribosomal subunit protein eS27 — translation MPLAKDLLHPSPEEEKRKHKKKRLVQSPNSYFMDVKCPGCYKITTVFSHAQTVVLCVGCSTVLCQPTGGKARLTEGCSFRRKQH, via the exons ATGCCA CTCGCGAAAGACTTGTTGCACCCGTCCCCCGAGGAGGAGAAGAGGAAGCACAAGAAGAAGAGGCTGGTCCAGAGCCCCAACTCCTACTTCATGGATGTCAAGTGTCCAG GATGCTACAAGATCACCACGGTGTTCAGCCACGCGCAgacagtggtgctgtgtgtgggCTGCTCCACAGTGCTGTGCCAGCCCACGGGAGGGAAGGCCCGGCTGACAGAAG gctgttcGTTCCGGAGGAAGCAGCACTAG
- the LOC102684572 gene encoding LOW QUALITY PROTEIN: nuclear pore membrane glycoprotein 210-like (The sequence of the model RefSeq protein was modified relative to this genomic sequence to represent the inferred CDS: inserted 2 bases in 1 codon): MFSPCLWAVLLLPLLSLNLICPAGAARLSAPKLLLPCSGSARVSLPLQAEEGCYTWVTSRPEVVGVQPLHQPSLAGADCSQSALVSALSAQPLRQASVVEARESVTGRVLRCDVTVDSITRIRIVTTTRQLYTEDPPVQLSVTAEDCEGNTFSTLAGLRFHWSVLADSDTQGPSTAERVRLVRFTEAGYSAPEHISALEREGLWGEHVLVAGVRSGAAWVRVSLSHPEYKEVPADSVGLLVLDRVFLSPGQDVYLLLGSALRFRVWRRLQGRDRDVPLSSEGYELVLQAQEGVVRLDQETATVTALQLGHTALSLTHSNIHMQAASQLPGCSISVVEPHYLTLSVEPEERWALQTGRVYQITVGVHDRASHAAQLSENVRIAVELSELHFETLLSSPNGSYHVVQTLRPGRALVRAALGSITTENGMVLPLSPPISHQQEVEIYSPIVLMPSVVALPWHPGDGLYHYKIQVEGGSGNFSWASSNQSVAMVTVNGTVVTGSVLGVSIVEARDQQNPSHCGLARVLVLRPVKMQLLPQQGDCEVGGSVDLPLAVWGLPDLPEAPHLQTPPQLPRDSLSTKPSPQDPLNAQTPQLLTDCSLLPLDTHPDRLGVFEAVPGQLGPGPGSCSGVRLEAVGPGHTQLTIGMATDRHYITATATLASYRPLRALLSDVLLANGAARDLLFDGGPQPWVLEPDRFFSDLLAEPGGGAQIAALRPPQLHRNQHAYRVTCTALGEQWLVFRSGNVPGPLNPRPSAEEVRVRVGCALPARLSLTPVSTLSASTPVSPPPPPPSAASPPAPSPCPQPLYRGSTAAVPSSRDTVLELAAFDQQGAQFDNFTAEAVRWHSSNPSLLSVAQDTPMSLQDRQTGSGHAKLHGRQILHAHGQTGTVTITASLAEHHDSANPVSIQGVSLPALSVSVDLRLVEDFRWEPERITLFNHPAVTETLSLVKGSGHFLFRLQDSDLADTAFLEQHSAVQVSPLRPGSSALLGYDLCVTSADPAAALLTVSDIWDFEMDFIDKVELGNSAPLRVRVLDALGQPFSSRYHLLMDLRVQMTSAIVSVQQIGPMDGVTTGFRVRGDSVGETNLLLTARDRSGAILTSTPRPIEVFHPFRLQPRRMALAFGSERQVVAEGGPHPRSSVTFTVSDSHVAVVTEEGLVRGVAVGTVHVRGVLQTVQQDTGVVTIFSEDEVEVEVFNLTSVRVQAPLDRLPVGAEMPVYVMGGSSSQTPLSFAGTEGRWSFQWVLDKPGVLEVEPRHAQTAVRVSPGQRFSVLVRAVSAGWASLRVTAVLVSAAGEEAELSDEIRITVFDEAQPVAGPSRVILMSPFSQHRLQTTRDGVSPLQYEVCQCRGDAGLVSVDRQGLVRSGSATGSAVLEIIVMEPCGVNQTILLIVKVSPVCFVRLTVDLGVHSSGEEGLPAFPLGARLSFRVLLYDSTGQRFDAHDAQLRFMPSRDDLIQISVGPQSQLFWAQPVSPGLTVLGVXDPRSPALCDYTPLLVLHALSPPPHSPLRPGHLVCFSTPLRDSQGRPGWWEVSSNQTLHIDPATGAALAKHAGTVVVYYRLEGEQQALREVTVVPAAVPVLSLPKDRFLTNWLGAKDYTVSVHLTGASHTDTAQCSEPQREGIENVLQPQTELVCSLHYSATCLQSTLQSVFTATPHYSADSGQYSCVVAVQPHSQAARRALASAPLSVSLSAALRGAAAEQGRERGGHGVLPFLPAFYCNQSRLSLSPSQPVTELRVLGTDAALDSLRIQSDHPEVLLSDPVRSAEEPALLVVSVYPATLGLLQQEATHKLTLSSTMTEQTQSVVIAIEPEAGSQPPPCEDSRPAPTLLGSQYLLLFSVFAVLALTAGLYLVYSLMLARTQTVPVVYVPTSAHTYSGDAVLTRNPYWDRWTQLTDGTPRRRHWLWSTR, encoded by the exons GTTGGTGCGCTTCACAGAGGCAGGGTATTCCGCCCCAGAGCACATCTCTGCCCTGGAGAGGGAAGGGCTGTGGGGAGAGCATGTTCTCGTGGCTGGAGTCCGTAGTGGAGCAGCGTGGGTTCGAGTTTCTCTGAGCCATCCTGAGTACAAG GAGGTGCCCGCGGACAGCGTGGGGCTGCTGGTCCTGGACAGAGTGTTCCTCAGCCCCGGCCAGGACGTCTACCTGCTGCTGGGCTCTGCGCTGAGGTTCCGGGTCTGGAGGCGCCTGCAGGGCAGGGACCGGG ATGTACCCTTATCCTCAGAGGGGTACGAGCTGGTCCTGCAGGCCCAGGAGGGAGTGGTGAGGCTGGATCAGGAGACTGCAACAGTGACTGCACTGCAGCTGGGCCACACAGCCCTCTCTCTGACACACTCCA ACATCCACATGCAGGCTGCCTCTCAGCTCCCAGGCTGCAGTATCTCTGTGGTGGAGCCGCACTATCTGA CCCTGAGCGTGGAGCCCGAGGAAAGGTGGGCTCTGCAGACTGGCCGAGTCTACCAGATCACCGTGGGCGTCCACGACCGCGCCTCCCACGCTGCTCAGCTGTCCGAG AACGTGAGGATCGCAGTGGAGCTGTCGGAGCTGCACTTCGAGACGCTGCTGTCCTCCCCCAACGGCTCCTACCACGTGGTGCAGACGCTGCGCCCGGGACGAGCCCTCGTCAGAGCCGCGCTGGGATCCATAACGACCGAG AATGGTATGGTCCTGCCTCTGAGTCCTCCAATCAGCCACCAGCAGGAAGTGGAGATCTACAGCCCCATTGTCCTCATGCCCAGCGTTGTCGCGTTGCCCTGGCATCCGGGAGACGGGCTGTACCACTACAAGATACAG GTTGAAGGGGGCAGTGGGAACTTCAGCTGGGCGTCCTCTAATCAAAGCGTCGCCATGGTGACGGTGAACGGGACAGTGGTGACCGGTTCAGTTCTGGGCGTCAGCATCGTTGAGGCTAGAGACCAACAGAACCCCTCCCACTGCGGACTAGCCAGG GTGTTGGTGCTGAGGCCTGTGAAGATGCAGCTGTTGCCCCAGCAGGGAGACTGTGAAGTGGGGGGGTCAGTGGACCTGCCTCTGGCTGTGTGGGGGCTCCCTGACCTCCCTGAGGCCCCACACCTGCAGACACCCCCTCAGCTGCCTCGGGACTCCCTCAGCACCAAGCCCTCGCCCCAAGATCCCCTGAACGCACAGACGCCCCAGCTGCTGACGGATTGCTCCCTGCTGCCCCTGGACACCCACCCCGACCGCCTGGGGGTCTTTGAGGCTGTGCCAG GCCAGCTCGGCCCCGGACCGGGGTCCTGCAGCGGAGTCCGGCTGGAGGCGGTCGGACCGGGTCACACACAGCTGACCATCGGGATGGCCACAGACCGGCACTACATCACTGCCACGGCGACTCTCGCCTCCTACAGGCCCCTGCGG GCGCTGCTGTCGGACGTCCTGCTGGCGAACGGAGCGGCCCGAGACCTGCTGTTCGACGGCGGGCCGCAGCCCTGGGTTCTGGAGCCCGACCGCTTCTTCAGTGACCTGCTGGCTGAGCCCGGCGGGGGGGCCCAGATCGCCGCGCTGCGCCCGCCCCAGCTGCACCGGAACCAGCACGCCTACCGGGTCACCTGCACTGCGCTGGGGGAGCAG TGGCTGGTGTTCCGGAGCGGGAACGTCCCCGGGCCTCTGAACCCCCGGCCCAGCGCAGAGGAAGTGCGTGTCAGGGTGGGGTGCGCCCTGCCGGCCAGGCTGTCCCTGACCCCCGTCTCCACCCTCTCCGCCTCCACCCCCGTCTCTCCGCCGCCACCGCCCCCCTCTGCTGCATCCCCGCCGGCCCCCTCGCCCTGCCCCCAGCCCCTCTACCGCGGCAGCACG GCGGCCGTGCCCAGCTCCAGAGACACCGTGCTGGAACTGGCAGCCTTCGACCAGCAGGGGGCCCAGTTCGACAACTTCACTGCGGAGGCGGTGCGCTGGCACTCCTCCAACCCCTCCCTGCTGTCCGTCGCCCAGGACACGCCCATGAgcctgcaggacagacagacgggCTCTGGGCACGCCAAGCTGCACG GGCGTCAGATCCTGCATGCCCACGGTCAGACTGGCACAGTCACCATCACCGCCAGCCTTGCTGAGCACCACGATTCTGCCAATCCGGTCAGCATACAG ggtgtctctcTGCCTGCACTCTCCGTGTCTGTGGACCTGCGCTTGGTGGAGGATTTTCGATGGGAGCCAGAGCGCATCACACTATTCAACCACCCTGCGGTGACG GAGACCCTGTCTCTGGTCAAGGGCTCTGGACACTTCCTGTTCAGGCTGCAGGACAGTGACCTGGCTGACACCGCCTTCCTGGAGCAGCACAGCGCAGTGCAG GTGTCCCCGCTGCGGCCTGGTTCCTCTGCACTGCTGGGCTACGACCTCTGTGTGACCTCTGCTGACCCGGCTGCAGCCTTGCTGACCGTCTCCGACATCTGGGATTTCGAGATGGACTTCATAGACAAA GTGGAGCTTGGGAACAGCGCCCCCCTCAGGGTGCGAGTGCTGGACGCTCTCGGACAGCCTTTCTCCTCCCGGTACCACCTGCTCATGGACCTCCGGGTGCAGATGACCTCTGCCATCGTCTCTGTGCA GCAGATTGGCCCGATGGATGGCGTGACGACAGGGTTCCGGGTTCGAGGGGACTCTGTAGGAGAGACCAACCTGCTGCTAACAGCCAGGGACCGGAGTGGAGCAATACTGACCTCCACTCCCAGACCTATAGAG GTTTTCCATCCCTTTAGGCTGCAGCCCAGAAGGATGGCTCTGGCATTTGGCAGCGAGAGACAG GTGGTGGCAGAGGGGGGGCCTCACCCCCGGTCCAGTGTCACTTTCACTGTGAGTGACAGCCATGTTGCTGTGGTGACGGAGGAGGGGCTTGTGCGTGGTGTTGCCGTGGGGACGGTGCATGTGCGTGGTGTGCTTCAGACTGTGCAGCAGGACACTGGAGTTGTAACCATCTTCTCAGAG GATgaggtggaggtggaggtgttCAACCTGACATCAGTGAGGGTCCAGGCTCCCCTTGACCGTCTTCCTGTAGGTGCAGAG ATGCCTGTGTATGTGATGGGCGGTAGTAGCTCTCAGACTCCCCTGTCATTTGCGGGAACGGAGGGCAGATGGAGTTTCCAGTGGGTGCTGGACAAGCCGGGCGTGCTGGAGGTGGAGCCACGCCATGCACAG ACAGCGGTCAGAGTCTCACCTGGCCAGCGCTTCTCTGTGCTGGTGCGAGCCGTGTCGGCCGGCTGGGCCAGCCTCAGGGTCACTGCTGTCCTGGTCAGCGCAGCCGGAGAGGAGGCAGAGCTCAGTGACGAGATACGGATCACG gTGTTTGATGAAGCCCAGCCTGTCGCCGGACCCTCCCGAGTCATTCTCATGTCACCCTTCTCCCAGCACAGGCTGCAGACTACACG GGACGGAGTGAGCCCCCTTCAGTATGAGGTGTGTCAGTGCAGGGGGGACGCGGGCCTGGTCAGTGTGGACCGCCAGGGCCTCGTGCGGTCAGGCTCAGCCACGGGGTCGGCTGTCCTGGAGATCATCGTCATGGAGCCCTGTGGGGTCAATCAGACCATCCTGCTTATCGTCAAG gtgtctccagtGTGCTTTGTACGGTTGACTGTGGATTTGGGGGTTCACAGTTCAGGGGAGGAGGGGCTCCCAGCGTTCCCCCTGGGCGCGCGCCTCTCTTTCCGGGTGCTGCTGTACGACAGCACGGGGCAGCGCTTCGACGCCCACGATGCTCAGCTGCGGTTCATGCCCAGCAG AGACGACCTGATCCAGATCAGTGTGGGCCCGCAGAGCCAGCTGTTCTGGGCGCAGCCGGTGTCCCCCGGACTGACCGTGCTGGGGGT TGACCCCCGCAGCCCCGCCCTGTGTGACTACACCCCCCTCCTGGTCCTGCACGCCCTGTCGCCCCCTCCGCACTCGCCTCTGCGCCCCGGACACCTCGTCTGCTTCTCCACCCCGCTGAGAGACAGCCAGG GGCGCCCAGGCTGGTGGGAGGTGTCATCCAATCAGACGCTGCACATCGACCCTGCTACGGGGGCGGCCCTCGCTAAGCATGCTGGGACAGTGGTGGTGTACTACAGACTGGAGGGTGAGCAACAGGCACTGAGAGAG GTGACAGTGGTCCCAGCAGCAGTGCCTGTTCTCTCCCTGCCAAAGGACAGATTCCTCACTAACTGGCTGGGAGCCAAGGACTACACTGTCTCTGTCCACCTCACTGGGGCTTCACATACTGACACAG CGCAGTGCAGTGAGCCCCAGAGGGAGGGGATAGAGAACGTGCTGCAGCCACAGACAGAGCTGGTGTGCTCCCTCCACTACAGCGCCACCTGTCTGCAGAGCACGCTGCAGTCCGTCTTCACCGCCACTCCGCACTACAGCGCCGACTCCG GGCAGTACAGCTGCGTGGTGGCGGTGCAGCCGCACTCGCAGGCCGCGAGGCGAGCCCTGGCCTCAGCCCCGCTCTCCGTCTCCCTCTCCGCTGCCCTGCGGGGGGCCGCTGCCGAGCAAGGGCGAGAGAGAGGGGGGCACGGTGTGTTGCCCTTCCTGCCCGCTTTCTACTGCAACCAGAGCCGGCTGAGCCTGAGCCCCAGCCAGCCGGTCACAGAGCTCCGCGTGCTGGGCACCGACGCAGCGCTGGACTCGCTGAGG ATCCAGTCGGACCACCCGGAGGTGCTGCTGTCTGATCCTGTCCGCTCCGCAGAAGAACCGGCGCTGCTCGTCGTGTCTGTGTACCCCGCGACCCTGGGGCTGCTCCAGCAGGAGGCCACACACAAGCTGACGCTGAGCAGCACCATGACGGAGCAGACGCAGTCGGTCGTCATCGCGATCGAGCCCGAAGCAG GCAGCCAGCCGCCCCCCTGTGAGGACAGCAGGCCTGCCCCGACGCTGCTGGGCTCCCAGTACCTGCTGCTCTTCAGCGTGTTCGCCGTGCTGGCCCTCACCGCCGGGCTCTACCTAG TGTACAGCCTCATGCTGGCTCGAACCCAGACGGTGCCCGTGGTATACGTGCCTACCTCCGCCCACACTTACTCAG GGGACGCCGTCCTGACCAGGAACCCTTACTGGGACAGGTGGACACAGCTGACAGACGGGACGCCCCGCCGACGACACTGGCTGTGGAGCACACGGTGA